The genomic segment TAAAAAACCAAAGTCGTGAGAAATTGATTCATCACAttaagattttgatatataattgCCTTGGAAAAAACAAGAAGATAAAAATTGGTTTGGTCAAAAGTAGTATTCAACTTGTTTTGAACTAGTTATAAGTTTCGAAGAGTAATATCCCCTACTACTTTAGATGTCACTTTTGAAATCTGAAAACAGATTCACAGAGTTATCACAATCAGATGTAGACATAACGTGCATTCTTTTTAGTTTATGGGCATCAAGAAACCCCCGTGGATGCACGCACTGCATTAATCGCAATCCTTGACAACTATTCAATATCTTAccaaaaatcaaacaaattgTTGCTTGCCTAACAATGTTTTTGACCAGATATTCAATCTAGTTACTAGTTTGGTGGGCTCAAATGCCCACAGATCATGTATAAGCGTACGTGCTAATGTCAGGTTTGCAAAAATGAGTAAGGGTTTTAAACAGCACAATAACTCAAAACATCATTGTTCCAATCGATacactatattatatatataaataattaaagagagTATATACCATAGCACCAAATAAAGCAAAAAATGGTGATACCCATTGAAAATTTGATGGTCATACGAAGAAAAGTTGGACAATTGCGTGCATTATCATGAGTTGGTCTGGATGTAGGAGAGCACTACTAATCTTATCTCCATGTTTGGGATAAACTGATAGTTGTGATTGTTCGAACGATCTTTTTGAATACATGGAGAAAAGGTCAAATAAATTCGGGTCAATACTAAATTATTATTGTGGTGGAGTCATGAAGCTAAAACCACTCACATTCTGAGGATATTCAGTTTGTCAAATCAAAGGCATGCATACACAAAAGTAGAAGTGACTGATGCATAAGCGATTTTATCgggaatttgattgatgtataTGCGACTATGAGCTGTCGTCATTAACAATATCGTTTCAGGgattaatatatatttggaaTTTAGATTAGAGGTTGCCCATGAAGAAATATAATATTGTAATATTGGTTCAGTTTTTCGTATTTCTTGAAAACATTTCAGTTTcccatttaatataatattacgttttattctttttttttttaaattgcataTTGGTTCTGTCTCATCTTAAAAGAAGGATTATTCTTCGACCATTTGTGGCAGAAGATATTTCCATTATCATGCTTATCTAACTTAGCCACCAATAAGAAGGGAAAAAGGTGGGGTAAGTTTGGTCATTGCCTTTTTTGCACTTGGAGCCAATAAGTGAATCCATGTTCCATTTATTTAGCGAATTTCAAGAACTTGAGAAGTGTTGGACTTTTACTGCTTTAGGACTGTAGTTTTAGATAAGGAAAGGGGGAAGAGGACTCGGTTGATTTGGATAGAGTCCATTCTTAAaagcacaaaaactcttgtgagacagtctcacggatcaattaaatcggtcataaaaaaatattacagtaatactttttattatgaatatcgatatggttaacccatctcacagataaagattcgtgagatcgtctcacaagagacttactatCCTAAAAGTTAGAATGCGCAGAAATATTACGTGTAATTGCAACGTGAAAGTATATGCTATTACTATGAAGTTCTATTATGATTTGATTATATGGTACTGAAATTCGCTTCACGAAAACAAAGTCAAGTCATATTCATGCGTACACACAACACCACTAAATTTATCGTATTCACATTTCACATAACAGAAGAAAATAACGATAAAAACACCGCATTCGTTAATGAGAACTAAATTTAAGTTGCATTTGGATTGaaactaaaaaattaaaatccaaaataaCAAATCTTTTAGTTTGTTTAGATAAATCCATTCTACCTacaatgaattttaaatctttaactaatcattttttaaatcatCATGATGGATTTCTAATTCCTCTCGaagtcatttcaaattctttattcaaatactttttaaaatccaaataaaacattaagaagacgtttaaaagttatttttcattgttttttttcttgCATGGAAATCGACTCTGCTTTTGAatctattatttattataaaattataagttttcattgtttatttactaaattacCATCATGTCTTGTGCTTGTCTTTTGGTATGCTTTATGTTCATCTTTTGGTATCACTATATGCTTTTCTTTAGATATTCATATGGTTATTTTGTCATTTGTCTGTTTAactttgaattttattatttttttgttttttgttggtCGATTTAATTCCAGAGTCACATCTCAAGGTTTAATATTTGCATCGCCACTACATTTAACAGTATGTTTTTCTTTAgatattaatatgattattttatcatttgtctatttaactttgaattttatttctttgtttttggtTGGTCGGTTTAATTCCAGAGTTATATCTCGAAGTTTAATATTTGCATCGCCACTACCTTTGACAACATCCATTAATTCGATACAGACGAATCAATTATATAAAATCAACTGATATAATTTCATCTTATcttattttatcatgttaaatACAAGtagtagtaataataataataataataataaagggtGAGAAAgatgaatacaaatctatatagaaaatctaaaatattaattaaattttttacttgATAGTTTCTATTTTTAAGAAATGAAATTCACTTAAACGTCATAGTCAAATTATTCATGGGTATGAACTTTGATTTACGATcatgtttcaaaacaaaatgagatggaaaaaataaTGAATGAAGAGAATTaagaattaagaaataattatatttttattttttttttaaatacattacattttctcaactttttttttatcgaatcaatgatattaaaaaatctATCAATCGACAACTCAATATTCCACTCTTAACGTATAATTGTTTAGATGAACACAAATCTATAtagcaaatataaaatataaattaaattttttatttgtatagTTTCTATTTTTAAGAAATGAAATTCACTTCGACGTCATAGTCCAATTATTCATGGGTATGAACTTTGATTTACAATcatgtttcaaaacaaaatgAGATGAAAAAAAGGAATGAATGAAgagaattaagaatttaaaaataattatattttttttattttttgaaatacttCACATTTTCTCAACATTTTTATCGAAtaaatgatattaaaaaatctATCAACTGACAACTCAATATTCCACTCCAACGTATAATtgcttaataataataaataataatcattatatatatttctattCGAATGAATATAAAAACTCTGATTTGAAatctgaaaaaaataaataaataaacatagagTAATCATAAGAGTCGTATAATTTCAAATAAGTTAATAGAGTTTCATCTTATAATGTTTAAACACATATCTATATAGcaaatctaaaatataaattaaattttttactcgtatagtttttttttaaaaaaaatgaaattcacTTCGACGTCATAGTTCAGTTATTCATGAGTACAAACTTTGATTTACAATcatgtttcaaaacaaaatgagaggaaaaaaaggaagaaatgaagagaattaagaataaaaaaatatgaaatattttttattttttgaaatacataaaattttctcaacattttcatgaaatcaatgatattaaaaaaatctatcAATTGACAACTCAATATTCCACTCCAACGTATAAgtacttaataataataaagaataatcgttatatatacatttctatttgaatgaaaaaaatttttgaattgAAATCTAAAAAAGATTAAAACATAGAGAAATCATAAGAGTCATatataatttctttaaataatatCAACTTAACATagtgataatttaaaataaattaaacaattttacaTATCCAATTTCGGGGGAAAACAATTTGAACACATGCtatagaaattttaattttttgggaaaaaaataagaaaaaaatacaatatgGCATTAAGAAATATGTATTGAttgacaaaaaaatgattcaaatTATCTGAATCATCATATGAAATTATAATACAATGAAaaaaacataattgaatatatcTACGTTATAAGAATAATAAGAAGAAGAATATGCATTAGTTACATTAAAAAAGCCAAGCAAATTTTTGTGGATATCATTGTTAATTTACTAAATTACTCATATGTCTTGTGTTTGTCTTTTGATATACTTTATGTTAATCTTTTGGTATAACTATATGTTTGTCTTTAGATATTAATATGGTTATTTTGTCATTTGTTTGTTTAACTttgaattttattcttttttttttttggttggtcGGTTTAATTCCAGAGTGACATCTCGAGGTTCAATATTTGCATCGCCACTATCTTTGACAGAATCCACTAATTCGAAACAGAcgaatcaattaaataaaattagaggATATAAGTCCATCTTATCTTATTATgtctaaataataataataataataataataataataaagggtGAGAAAGatgaacacacacacacacacacacacatatatatatatatatatatatatatatcaaatctaaaatgtaaattaaattctttacttatatagtctatatttttaaaaaatggcaTTAACTTCGACGTCATAGTCCAATTATTTATTGGTGCAAACTTTGATGTACAATCATGtttcaaaagaaaatgagaTGGAAAAAAGAAGGAATGAAGATAATTAAGAATCAAGAAataactatatttttattttttcaaatacatcacattttctaatattttttttatcaaatcaatGATATTAAAAATCTATCAATTAGCAACTCAATATTTCATTCAATCGTATAattttctaataataataaatgataataattatGTAAACATTTCTATttgaatgaaaagaaaaaaatattatttgaaatctaaaaaaaaaaaagttaaaacataGAAGATCATAAGAACATATAGTTTCTTTAAATAACATTAACAAAACACAATggtaattgaaaataaattaagatATTAATCAACATCAAATCAGACAATGAAAAAAACACGAAAATCAGATATGATGATATAATTACTGAATTTAATCGAACaaagaaacatgatttttttttaaaaaaacgaaaaagATATTGAATGATTCAAAAATCAAACAAGGAAAATATTGGAGAAATTAAATCATGGTTGTTTGAAATGATAGATAAACTGTGAAATAACATTTGTTATCGagaaatttgtgaaaaaattatCTGCCTACATTGATTTACAAAGTTACGACCAATATTCATAGTGCACTCAAATTCGTTATTGCTTCTAGTATATTTAAATATAGAAGTTACATAGAATGAAGCGATATGGCGAACAATTTTGCATTAGAGTTTGTAGGGGGGGAGCTATTCGTTTGCAAAAAAATTTCTGGATTTAGTAGTACTCCTAGAATCCGAAACaaaatgattttcttcttcataaaACTTTTAAGTGAAATTAAAAGGCAATTAATTGGGAGAAGCATTCGTAACGAATAAGTTAATTGATCTAACCACGCTTCAAGATTTTGTATTGTTAATGCCTCAAAGGtacattaattttctttttggttTGTATTTTATTGTTGGACTAAATATTTCATTCAAGCTCAAGCGTTTTCCCATCTTTCTAAAACTTACATTGACAGAATACTATTATTTGAAATGAGGTGCGGATATCAATCCAAGAGTCTTACACTTTAGTTCAGTGCTCAATTAGCAAACATATCTTAGCTTTTTACATGAGATTAATATGAACAATGACAGATGAAGGATAAAATTACAAGCCCTGCCTCGTTACCAGCTGACTCCCTTGGTCCAAATCTTCTTTTCCCTCTTCAAGTTTCAGTTTTTGTTCATCCATATGAGCCATGTCGTAAGTCGCATGAACTCCGGCCAACAAATAATAAACTAGCATGATGAAACTACATATGAGGAACCGCCACACGGCTACAGAACCAAGAGATCCGATTAGAAACAAATTCATAGCTATCGATAGAGATGGCAACCACGGAACAAGGGGAACCCCCCATACTTTCGGATTCCTGTGCTTTGTCGTAAATGCCAGCCCTAAAGTTCCTAGAAACCACAGGCCTCCGGTCAAAGCATACCCTATCCATTCCCTATTCTTGGAATTCCAAAGGACCGTTATCCCAAGAGAAGAACCAAAAATAATGAATAGTGATGTGAAAAATTTGAGGGCATCACTTTTGGGGGTGACATCCTTAACATTGTACCTTCTAAAGAGCAAAGCAACGGCCATAAGCATGAAAATGAAGAGAGTGCTGAATGATAATACACTTGATAAAACGTCCAAACTCGAGAAGAAGGCAAGAATGCAGCTACCTGTGGTTATCAACAAGGTAGCGTAAATAGGAGTTCCTGTCTTGGGATGAACAAGAGCAAACCAAGGGGGAATCATGTGCGCCCTTGCTATCTGAGTGGTGTAACGAGCCTGTCCCATTGATCCAATTAGCATACTGGTCGTCATTCCCTTAAGTGCCACAATGCTAACTAAATACTTAGCCCATTTCATCCCAATTCCATCGAATGCGACAGAATACGCGGCATTGACATCCACTTGAGTATATTTCACCATCATGGTGAGAGCCAATGCCATCAAGCAGTACACGACAGTGATCAAAGACATCGACCCAACCAGCCCCACTGGTATGTCCCTTGAAGGCCTCTTAACTTCCTCAGCCATGTTAGCAACCATATCAAAACCCGTATAAGACCAATATACTACCGCGGCGGCAGTAAACACCCCTTCCGCCCCATATGGAGAAAACGGAACCAAATTCTCACTCTTTCCATGCACAAAACCAACAATTATAATGAACACAATCACTACGGCCCCGAAAATGGAACTAATCCAATTCAGCACCGAAGTTCTCTTCGTGCCCGTCATTGCAAAACCATTAGCAATGGCCAAAACCACTACAGCCAAAGGATCCAACAGATTGAACCCCTCAGCAAAAGAATCAACTCTTATCCTCAAAAAATCAGGATTACTTTTAATAATGCTAGCAAAATAAGATGACCAAGAACGCCCCAAACCTGCAGCCCCAACCAGCCCTTCCAGCAAAATATTTCCAGCAGCGATGAAGGCAACAAAATCCCCCAATTCTATacgaagaaaagaaaaagaccCCCCAGCAATCGGGACCTCAACAGAAAATTCAGTATAACAAAACACAGATAATAAAGCGGATAAACCCGAAATAGCATACGACAGGATAATTGCAGGACCGGCGTGATCGTGGGTTTCTTGACCCGTGATGCTGAAAATTCCCGAACCGACGACGGAACCAAATCCGAGCCAGATAAGATCCCACCACGTGAGGCATTGCTTCATCTCATTCTCCGATTGTTTCTTGCACTGAACGAGCTCATTCACGTCGGAGGATAGCCCGAATAAGCGATCTTTGAGACGGTGGGGGGTCTTGGAGAGGGCGGAGAGGTAGGTTGAGAAGTCTTGGAAGGTAGGTTCCGGGAAAAAATCTTTCTTGCTGAAACGCCAGTACGATTTCCCGGCTGGAGGTTCCATTGTCGGCGGTGCTATTGGAGTGGTGAGATCTGAGGCTTCGGACGAAAATTTGCAATTCTTATGTCCCATAATAATTAGAGAGAATTTGAGTCCAAACTGGCAATCAAGGGGATTGCCGAATATTGTGGAGTGCGAATGGAATCCCAAG from the Primulina huaijiensis isolate GDHJ02 unplaced genomic scaffold, ASM1229523v2 scaffold25037, whole genome shotgun sequence genome contains:
- the LOC140967452 gene encoding cationic amino acid transporter 8, vacuolar-like, which encodes MGHKNCKFSSEASDLTTPIAPPTMEPPAGKSYWRFSKKDFFPEPTFQDFSTYLSALSKTPHRLKDRLFGLSSDVNELVQCKKQSENEMKQCLTWWDLIWLGFGSVVGSGIFSITGQETHDHAGPAIILSYAISGLSALLSVFCYTEFSVEVPIAGGSFSFLRIELGDFVAFIAAGNILLEGLVGAAGLGRSWSSYFASIIKSNPDFLRIRVDSFAEGFNLLDPLAVVVLAIANGFAMTGTKRTSVLNWISSIFGAVVIVFIIIVGFVHGKSENLVPFSPYGAEGVFTAAAVVYWSYTGFDMVANMAEEVKRPSRDIPVGLVGSMSLITVVYCLMALALTMMVKYTQVDVNAAYSVAFDGIGMKWAKYLVSIVALKGMTTSMLIGSMGQARYTTQIARAHMIPPWFALVHPKTGTPIYATLLITTGSCILAFFSSLDVLSSVLSFSTLFIFMLMAVALLFRRYNVKDVTPKSDALKFFTSLFIIFGSSLGITVLWNSKNREWIGYALTGGLWFLGTLGLAFTTKHRNPKVWGVPLVPWLPSLSIAMNLFLIGSLGSVAVWRFLICSFIMLVYYLLAGVHATYDMAHMDEQKLKLEEGKEDLDQGSQLVTRQGL